GTTCACTTCGTTCACTTGCGAAAAGAAAAGAGCAAACCCTCTTTTAGGGATTTTCTTGATTGGCTCTAATTGCTCGTATACGCTGTTTTAATTGTTTGACTAGATAAATACGCCTATCTGGCAATCAAACGCCTTACAGGCGGTCAGGGCAAGCCCTAACGACCCTTGAATTAAAAACCTACATGAATAATTGTTTTTTAATTCCAAACAAAACAGTTCATTTAAAATCAATTTAAACCCACTTTAAACCCACTTAAAATCGTTTCTAAGGCGTTTTAATCTTACATTTGAATAAATAGACGTTTAATATGAAAAACGCCTTAAAACGAATTTTATGACGTTTTTTGAGAAAATTGTTTTTTACCCGCACGTTTACTTTTGATTAAACTAGCGAAGTCTGTTTAATTAAAAGTAAATGTTTAGTTGAGCAAAGCGAAACCAGAAAGGAGCAAACAACATGACCTTAGATTACAGAAAAACATTTGAAATTGAGATAATCAATGAATTTCAATCAGCGATTCACTCAAAAATGTTGAACTATGTTTTAAATAATGAACTCGATAAAAGTGATTCGACAAACCTACAAGTAAATTTATTAAAACAATTATCAAACATGAACCAAATTAATTTATTTGAATTATCTTTAGAAGAATTAGAAGCCTATCACGACTATTTACGAACGATAAAAAAATATGCCGATAACATCACACGAACAGCGTGAGTTTTAACAAACACGCTTGACGATAAAACGAAATGTAAATTAAGTTTTATAGCACAATTACCACTAAATAAAATTTAGGGGTATAAGTGCGCCCTTAAAACTAAGGGGTTCATTTCTACAAAGTTAATCTGACAACTATTCCCTTAGCGATTTTTACTAAGGGCGCACTTATACGCAGTAAAAAAATCTAGCGAATTTTTTCTACGTTGTGCTAAGGGCGCACTTACACTCACCAAAATTTTTTGGTGTCTATCGTGCTAAAAAAGAGGACAGATCACTTGCGTGACGTGTACTCTTTTTTCGTCAAGCGTGTTGGTTAAAATTCGCTTTACTCATGTTAAAATCTTGTTGAACTAGTTTCTTTTATTGCTAGTAATTTTTTTACCTAGTTTTGTATTTTGTGGCAAGCCAGCTTCCTAAACGGGTTTTTACTTTACGAGTTGGATAAGGCAAGTTATTCAGGATCAATTAGATCCACCCTTTCAAATAAAGCGAACGACCCTAACACACCAAATCGGACTGTTTTTGATCCATACACTTCTAGAAATATTTTCGCAGCCCGATCGTAAAAATGAAGAAATAGAAGATCATTAATTGGCTAAAAATTCCGAATAAAATAACAAGTTCATTCAGAATTGAAAGGGAACTTTCACAAAGTTTTTAAGAAAAAGACGGCTGTTACATCAATCTTTTTCGGGTTGAAAAGAGGTAGACCAATTGCGATTCACAAAGAAAGCCCCTGGAATGGTTGATCCAGGGGCTACTTCGTTTAAAAGAGATTATGGTAACTAAGAGGTTAAATAACTATTTTATTTTTGGCTCAGAGTACACTTTGATAGTAATTAACCAACTAAAAATAATTATTATAGAAAAAATAAGTAACATATTGCTATATAAATATGATTGAGAAGAAACATTTATAGGAATAATTTTTTTATTTAGTATGTCTACAGACAGTAATCCTCCTACAACTGCGATTCCTAGTCCTTCAGATAAGAAACTTGTAAAATTAAGTAAACTCATTCCTGAACCACTTTCTTTTGTAGTTAAACTACTTGAAACAATTGTAGATATAACCGTTTTTGTAAAGGACAGACCTCCAAATATAAAAATAATTAATATAGTAATTAAAAAAGGTGTCGTTTCAACAAACAGTGCAGCCAATAGAAAACTAATTGATAACAACATAGCTCCTATAGTTAACACGAATATTGGTCCTTTTTTATCTACTAGTATTCCACCAAAGTAACCAAAAATAATGACACTAACAGCTCCTGGAAAGATAATCCCGTTACCAATGGCAAGTGTACTTAACTGATATAAATCTCTCATCATATAAGGAACCATTGAAATAAATCCTGCCACCGTTCCAAAAAAAAGACCTCCACAAACAATACCAACCATAAAAGATCGGTTTTCACCTAATTTAGGCTCAATAAACGGCTCATCCACTTTTTTTATGTGCTTAATAAAAATAATGAAAATAACGAAACTTATTCCTAAGAAATATAATTTATATGATGTGGTAAACACCATAAAAGTTACTATGCTTAACGACATTAATACTAATCCTATAAAATCAAAACTTCCCTTTTTAATCGGTTCATGATCAAGCATTTTGATAAGAAAAGGAACTGATATTAAAGTTCCTAAAGGTAATATCAATAGATAAGACCAATGAATATATTCAGCTATCATTCCACCGATAGATGGACCTAGAGCTTCACCCATTGCAACAATGGAACCAATAAGTCCAAAAGCCTTTCCCTGGCTCTCCCTTGGAATATATTTAGCAACAACCACCATAATTAACGCAGGAAAAGCTGCAGCTCCTGTACCTTGAATGAATCGTGATAATAATAATACAGGAAATGATGTATGACCTATAAAACCCATAATTGAACCTATACAATTTAATAAAATTCCTGTTAATAACAGTTTCTTAATACCAACATAATCAGAAACTTTGCCATATATGGCTGTTCCTACAGAAAAACTTAACATGAACGATGTATTAATCCAATTTATACTTGCAGGAGCTTTTCCAAAGTAATTCGCTACATCAGGAAAAGATACATTTAGAACCATTTCATTTAGTACACTAAAGAAAGATAAAAAGCAAAGCCAAAGTAATAATTTGTTGTATTGTGATTTATGGTTTGACGAATTAGAATTCATTTCTTCACTCTTTCCCTTTAATTAATAAAGATTTTATCCTATCAACTTTTCCTTGTTGATATAAACTTTTATCTACCACTTCTTGATAAGATACAATTTTATTTTTTATATAGGCTTGTCCATTAAATAGTTCATTACTCTTTTCTTCAAATATTAAAAATAAAGATTGAGGTAACTTTGCAATTAAATTAAATTCATCTTCTACCTCTGATACATTTAAGACATTTCCCTCTAATTTTCCGAGTTCACTAATAGCCTTCCCTAAATAATCTTTATTTGCAGATACATCTATCTCTACTACTGGTTCTACAATGACTGTTTTAGAATTTAACAATGCTTTATACAATGCATATGGTGTTAACTTTCTAAATTCAGATGGTGTACTGACTGGACTAAAAAATTCAGCATCTGTCAACGTTACTTTTACATTGGTTAATTCAAAATCATAAAGACCTGTTTTAGTTGAACTAAACACACTATCTTTAATAGCATTTTGAAATGACTGTTTCAGATAACCTGTTGTCACTAAACTATCAAATTGAATGCCTGATAGGTTACTCGGTTCAACTTTCAAGGTCATCGTTGCCCAATAGGGATTAAGTGATTCATCTACATCAATTGTGCCTATTCCTATTTCTTCTATAATTTCTTTATAAACAATTGTTGGTAATGATAATTTAAGCGTCTTAAAAGAGTAACGTCTGCGTATAGTTTCTTCTAAGTATTCTCGTTGAACTCGACCAAAAATTTTCATTGAGATTTCTGAAGTTTCTTTATCAATTGAGAAATCAAGTAATGGATCTTCTTCTGATAATTCAGTTAATAAGTCTAGTAACGTCATTCTCTCTTCTTCCCCAACTTGGAAAGTGATTTTTAAACTTGGGCTAGGTAAAGATAGCTCATTAGTTAAAGGTTCTCCTAAGAAATCTTGAATCTTTAATTCTTTACATTTTGGAAACATAAAAATATCTCCTGTTTGAATACTATTTGCTTCTACAAATTGGTTGTCTTGTAATACTAAAAAACGTGGTAGCTTCTTTTCTTCTTGATTATTTAACAAATAAGTTTGGTTCTTACTTATTTCACCGGATAGTAATCTAAAATAAGCTTGTTTTTGACCATTCATAAAAGTAATTTTATATAAATATGCAGATAAATTATCCTTACTTTTATCAACTAAATCAAAGCTACCTAATAAATTTAATAAAGTATCTATCCCTTCTCCTGTCACAGCCGAACCTAAAATTAAAGGATAACTTTCATTCATTAAAGTTCGTTGGTTCAACTCATTTTTTAGCTCTATTTCACTTATTAATACATCATTCATAAACTTTTCAAGTAGATAAGGACTGTTTTCGATTAAAGTATCTCTACTTTCTTGACTAAACAAGGATTCTACTAGAACAAGATGACTCGTCAATTTATTCTTGATTTCAGAAATCAGATATTCTGGTCTTGCTGTTTCTATATCTATTTTATTTAAGAAAAAGATAGTCGGTATCTTGGCTTCTTGTAATGTATCAAAAATCCTTCTTGTTTGAGTTGGGAGTTCTCCTAAACTTGAAACGACTAAAACAGCTATATCAATAACGTTTAGTGACCTCACTACTTCACCATAAAATTCAATATGTCCAGGCATATCAACCAAATTTATTTTTGTTTGACACCACTCTAAAGAAACAGAAGCTGTTTTTATTGTAATGCCTCTTTCTTTCTCTAAATCAAGGGTATCAGTAATAGTATCACCCTTCTTAATACTTCCTTGCTTATAATTTTCATGGGTTCTACTATACAAACTTTCTGTTAAAGATGTTTTTCCAGCGTCTACATGAGCGACAATTCCTACATTAATAATTTTTTTCATCAAAAAAAGACTTCTATGGATTTATGTTCGCAAAAATACTCATCGCAAATACCATAGAAGTCTATTGTTCACGACCTTCTAATTATAGTTCGAGAGTATTTCTTTAAGAGCACACCAAATAAGCCTTTGTTTTTCAGCTATATTAAAATGTGCTATTTAGAAATACTCCGAAGCATATGAAGATCACTCACTTATTTTTATTTGATTTATTTATCTTAAGTTAGTATAAATTATAAAAATTAAAAAAACAATTTTTTTAGTTAATTATAACGTCGCTTATGTTAACCCTATATAATATTTAAGCCCTCAGATCGATTCTGAGGGCTTTTTTGCTATTAATAATAGGGATTATGTTAAGCAATAGATTAGATAACTGAAAATAGTTCATTCGACATAATATTTTTATTCAATTATAAAAATTCAATTAGAATTAAACTATTTTAGGTTATCACTCGATGATTGAGAGGTTTTCAAATTTTTTTTTTAACTATTCCTTGCATAAATAGCCTTTAAACTACTCATTTTAATTTAATACAAGGAATATTTAAGTTGATATACTAAAGCATATTTAATATTTCTAATGGGAGTGATTAAAAATGTCTATAGTTAAAATTGATAGTATTAATTTAAAAAAAATGAGTTTTTTCGATATTTATGACTTTGAGGATTTTTTTTTAGAAAATGCCTTGATAGAAAATGAGATAATAAGTGATCAATGTATTGAAAAATTATTTATTGAAGATAGTATAATCGAACACTGTGAATTAAGTGGAAATAATTTTGTTAAAGCTGAATTTACTAACTGTATATTTAAAAATTGTGATTTTTCAAATACAGTCTTATCAGAATCGGTATTGTACAAATGTGAATTTATCAATTGTAAAATGTTAGGCTTAGATATTTCCGAAGCCTATATAAATACAAATTTATTTTTAGAAAATAACATGGAAATGGTTAATTTATCAAGTGCTAATTTCAAAGAAGTTTCTTTCTCCGATTGTAATCTAACTAATACTGACTTGATAGATGCAAAGATGGTGAAAACCACATTTGACAGTTGTAAACTAGATAGTATGAATCTCACAGGAACTCTTTTAAAAAAAGTAGACATCAGCACTTGTCATTTTACTCATTTACCATTAAGTATTGAAACAATTTCTGGTAGTATCGTAAATGAACACCAAGCACTAATATTAGCAAGAGACCTTCTGAAAGTTAAAATAAAGTAGCAAACTACTCTTTAGACTAAGTATAACGCGATTTATGTTAAGTCAAAAAATTATCTTTAAAAGTTGTACAATAAATAGTACAACTTTTAAAGATAATTGGGGTGATAAAAATGGAAGCAGTTGCTTATTCTAATTTTAGACAAAATTTGAGAAGTTATATGAAACAAGTAAACGAAGACGCGGATCCAATCATTTATTGAGTCTCATTTCCATAATTGCCACCATTTTTTTGATGCTTCTTTTTTCTCTATCATTACTTTCTCCTTTAATTGTTCCTGAAAGATGGTGTGCTCATTTCTAAGATTTTCTATTTCCTCTTGAGGTTGATTATCTACCTTCTCCTTTTTTATATCCTTTGAGGGCATTTTAAGAGCTTTTAAACTATCATTCTCCGACTTGTATTCTTCTAGCAATTTTTTATCTTGCAAGGCTAGACGTTG
This genomic interval from Enterococcus saigonensis contains the following:
- a CDS encoding GTP-binding protein, which encodes MKKIINVGIVAHVDAGKTSLTESLYSRTHENYKQGSIKKGDTITDTLDLEKERGITIKTASVSLEWCQTKINLVDMPGHIEFYGEVVRSLNVIDIAVLVVSSLGELPTQTRRIFDTLQEAKIPTIFFLNKIDIETARPEYLISEIKNKLTSHLVLVESLFSQESRDTLIENSPYLLEKFMNDVLISEIELKNELNQRTLMNESYPLILGSAVTGEGIDTLLNLLGSFDLVDKSKDNLSAYLYKITFMNGQKQAYFRLLSGEISKNQTYLLNNQEEKKLPRFLVLQDNQFVEANSIQTGDIFMFPKCKELKIQDFLGEPLTNELSLPSPSLKITFQVGEEERMTLLDLLTELSEEDPLLDFSIDKETSEISMKIFGRVQREYLEETIRRRYSFKTLKLSLPTIVYKEIIEEIGIGTIDVDESLNPYWATMTLKVEPSNLSGIQFDSLVTTGYLKQSFQNAIKDSVFSSTKTGLYDFELTNVKVTLTDAEFFSPVSTPSEFRKLTPYALYKALLNSKTVIVEPVVEIDVSANKDYLGKAISELGKLEGNVLNVSEVEDEFNLIAKLPQSLFLIFEEKSNELFNGQAYIKNKIVSYQEVVDKSLYQQGKVDRIKSLLIKGKE
- a CDS encoding pentapeptide repeat-containing protein; amino-acid sequence: MSIVKIDSINLKKMSFFDIYDFEDFFLENALIENEIISDQCIEKLFIEDSIIEHCELSGNNFVKAEFTNCIFKNCDFSNTVLSESVLYKCEFINCKMLGLDISEAYINTNLFLENNMEMVNLSSANFKEVSFSDCNLTNTDLIDAKMVKTTFDSCKLDSMNLTGTLLKKVDISTCHFTHLPLSIETISGSIVNEHQALILARDLLKVKIK
- the tet gene encoding Tet(L)/Tet(K)/Tet(45) family tetracycline efflux MFS transporter, with protein sequence MNSNSSNHKSQYNKLLLWLCFLSFFSVLNEMVLNVSFPDVANYFGKAPASINWINTSFMLSFSVGTAIYGKVSDYVGIKKLLLTGILLNCIGSIMGFIGHTSFPVLLLSRFIQGTGAAAFPALIMVVVAKYIPRESQGKAFGLIGSIVAMGEALGPSIGGMIAEYIHWSYLLILPLGTLISVPFLIKMLDHEPIKKGSFDFIGLVLMSLSIVTFMVFTTSYKLYFLGISFVIFIIFIKHIKKVDEPFIEPKLGENRSFMVGIVCGGLFFGTVAGFISMVPYMMRDLYQLSTLAIGNGIIFPGAVSVIIFGYFGGILVDKKGPIFVLTIGAMLLSISFLLAALFVETTPFLITILIIFIFGGLSFTKTVISTIVSSSLTTKESGSGMSLLNFTSFLSEGLGIAVVGGLLSVDILNKKIIPINVSSQSYLYSNMLLIFSIIIIFSWLITIKVYSEPKIK
- a CDS encoding epsilon-antitoxin produces the protein MTLDYRKTFEIEIINEFQSAIHSKMLNYVLNNELDKSDSTNLQVNLLKQLSNMNQINLFELSLEELEAYHDYLRTIKKYADNITRTA